The following are encoded in a window of Carassius auratus strain Wakin chromosome 6, ASM336829v1, whole genome shotgun sequence genomic DNA:
- the LOC113094684 gene encoding probable G-protein coupled receptor 22: MVSMETDGSFTGGNGLSLLQAEDSVGAGLAQQEGSWLGFRATVSAVLLLELLLGVGGNLTVLVLYCGHCSLLESVSHAVTLSLHTLDLLLCLLCLPITATLLILGGASVPHHALLCCLHESAASFASVGTALNLLLISLDRYDISVRPANRLLTPRRATILLVGVWAVSLAMPLLPFVEAGFISGQGEGVFMHSNSTVLCSEWGGTLQAHLLLQVPVFLCSLAVMLFTYSRILQALRIRIGRTPRSHRDSKRPVHRLWLRRKKSARSPNHTTRNTPTSPPPLSTGPLIASDTVTTVTINTETNTPSLTTPLSPTPTVSVITSPLSPTPTASMVTTPLNPAPSVSVISSPHIPSPATSSVATPLSPMPTVSTVTTQLSPAPVQGPPSMGVGASVSAILALRRAVRRHRDRRERQRRVFRMSVIIILSFLLCWAPLSIMPLLMLAIGPSDWLERLRICFLVLAYWTVVLHPLLYAFTRQKLRKVLHTRLRRLRPQNTQTRICANTRIRRKHRAVCSDATDRCLTEAVRE, translated from the coding sequence ATGGTGTCCATGGAGACAGATGGCAGCTTCACTGGGGGCAACGGTTTGTCCCTCTTACAGGCTGAAGATAGCGTGGGGGCCGGACTCGCTCAGCAGGAGGGGTCGTGGCTCGGCTTCCGGGCTACAGTGAGTGCTGTGCTGCTGCTGGAGCTGCTCCTGGGAGTGGGTGGCAATCTGACCGTGCTGGTGTTATACTGTGGTCACTGCAGCCTGTTGGAGTCCGTCAGTCATGCCGTCACTCTCAGCCTGCACACCCTTGACCTGCTGCTCTGCCTCCTCTGCCTGCCAATCACTGCCACGCTCCTCATTCTGGGCGGAGCCTCGGTTCCTCACCACGcccttctctgctgtcttcacgaaTCGGCAGCCAGCTTCGCCAGTGTGGGCACTGCACTTAACCTGCTGCTCATCAGCTTAGATCGCTATGACATCAGCGTCCGTCCAGCCAATCGCCTGCTGACGCCTCGAAGAGCCACCATTTTACTTGTTGGAGTATGGGCAGTTTCTTTGGCCATGCCCCTTCTACCCTTCGTGGAAGCAGGGTTTATTTCGGGGCAAGGCGAAGGGGTGTTTATGCACTCCAATAGCACTGTGCTTTGCTCAGAGTGGGGAGGAACTCTACAGGCTCATCTTTTACTACAGGTTCCCGTGTTCCTATGCTCTCTCGCTGTGATGCTGTTTACATACTCTCGAATTCTTCAGGCACTGCGCATCCGCATCGGACGCACACCCAGGTCCCACCGAGACAGCAAACGACCTGTCCACCGCCTCTGGTTACGGCGTAAAAAGTCAGCGAGGTCACCCAATCACACAACGAGAAACACACCCACCTCCCCACCGCCGCTTTCAACCGGACCACTAATCGCCTCTGATACAGTTACAACAGTAACCATCAACACTGAGACgaacactccctcactcactacGCCACTTAGCCCCACCCCTACTGTATCCGTGATAACCTCTCCTTTAAGCCCCACCCCCACTGCTTCAATGGTAACCACGCCTTTGAACCCTGCCCCATCTGTATCCGTCATAAGTAGCCCTCACATCCCCAGCCCTGCTACATCATCAGTGGCCACGCCTCTGAGCCCCATGCCCACTGTTTCCACAGTAACCACTCAGCTAAGCCCCGCCCCTGTTCAGGGTCCGCCCAGTATGGGCGTGGGAGCATCAGTATCGGCCATTTTGGCTTTGCGTCGAGCAGTTCGGCGCCACCGAGATCGGCGGGAACGCCAAAGGCGTGTTTTTCGCATGTCTGTCATCATAATCCTCTCATTTCTGCTATGCTGGGCGCCTCTCTCCATAATGCCCCTTCTTATGCTGGCCATTGGCCCCTCTGATTGGCTAGAACGCCTGAGAATCTGCTTCCTGGTGCTTGCTTATTGGACGGTAGTGCTACATCCGCTGCTGTATGCGTTCACGCGGCAAAAACTGCGTAAAGTTCTGCATACACGTCTCCGCAGGCTGCGGCCGCAAAACACGCAGACTCGAATTTGCGCTAATACCAGGATCCGCCGCAAGCACAGGGCAGTTTGCAGTGATGCTACTGACCGCTGCCTGACAGAGGCTGTTagagagtga